The Rattus norvegicus strain BN/NHsdMcwi chromosome 2, GRCr8, whole genome shotgun sequence nucleotide sequence GTATCAGGGTAAAGGGGGTGAAATGAGTGGTAGCCGGCTGAATTTGGGTATAAAGGTCTCTTtgtcctgcaggcttagattaaGCCACTTATGTGCGCTTTGTATTCTAAGGTAGTAAAGATTAAAATAGATAAAATCGGGTAGAACTTCTGTGATGTAGAGTAGTGAATGTTGAGAAATAGCTTTGGCCCTCTAAGTAAATGGATAGTAACAGTAGCCTGGAGGCTGTACCCTCTGATAGGTCCAGGAACCCATGAAGAAAACTCAGCCTCCCGCCACTGGCCAGTGCAGAAATTTCCCATCTGTGCTGCTTATTTGAGGCTACCTGGGATATGTAGTTCATTTTCCTGCTAGGAAGTCACGTGAAGGAAGTGCAACTCTAGGCTGCGGAGACTGGCTTAGAGATATCACGTGATGCACTTCCCGCTTTTGGATTTTTCCTCCAACTGAGGCGCAGGCGCAATTCACTGCTGCTGCGGGAATCTTCGCGACTCTTCCGGTTGGTTCAACCAATTGGAGCACAGGGAAGCGAGTGGACCAAGCACACCGGAGGGAGTTCTTTGGGCCACCACCGCCGTACTGCCGCGGCAGGGGCGTGGAGGGCAGGGGAGGCCCGGGCTCGCTTGCAAACATGGCTCAGAACAGAGACGGCGGGAATCCATTCCCTGACTCCGGCGAGCTTGACAATCCCTTTCAGGTGATTTGCGCCGGCCTCCTTTGGCCAGTCTACTATGCCCAGTTCTGTGGGGTCGGACTGCTATTCCCATTTGTGACTTTTGACCCAGGGTAGAAGTGTCGCTGCGTGAAGGTGACGGTAGCTCAAGACCAGTGAGCAGGGGGTGCTAAAGGGATATGGGCTCTACCTCTTTAATGATCGGGTTCTAGCTATGTAGAGTGATATATTTGAAGGCAAATGTTGAGGACAACGGCGTGGTACCGAGGGCTCAGTACTTGGAGCCACTAGCAGTTTCGGGAAGCTCCTAGGAATTCCTTTGACAGCGATTGCCCGCTGAGCCCAGTCTCTGCTCTCAGGACCCAGCTGTGATCCAGCACCGACCCAGCCAGCAGTATGCCACGCTTGACGTCTACAACCCCTTTGAGAACCGAGAGGTGAGCAATTAGAGGGAGCACAGAGTAGCAGAGAAAGTAGAGTGTTCCATAAGCCGGGTCTGAGCATActagggactttttttttttctttttttttttcttttttttttttttccggagctggggaccgaacccagggccatgcacttgctaggcaagctctctaccactgagctaaatccccagcaccataCTAGGGACTTTCTAAATGCAACAAAATGATGAAGTGCTGTGTTTTTAGCTTCCTAAGAGACGTTAGACAGGCCAAGCCTAATCTTGGGCAAAAGAGCCATCTAATTTTGAGTTATAGAAGTCAGTTCAGGGAAGACTTGTTTGAAGAGAACATTGGGGTAGTCATAGTTGAGAAACCTGTTAGGTGTGCGATCAGAGGGCAAACGAGGAGGgccagtaaaagaaaataaatgtagggGAGGGCTGCGGGGATGtagtagctcagctggtaaagtgcttgcctaccaagtgcaCTACCCTCAGCCCTACATGAACCCACTATGGTGGCCCCGGTGggtaatcctagcactagagaGGTAGAGGTAGGTGTGTCAGGCTTGGCTACTAGCAAGTTGGAGACCAGGATGGcgtgtgagacactgtctcaaaaaaacagagAGTCGGGTGGCTCAATTGGTAAAGGCCCAGTTTGCTGCCTAGACTAAAACCTGACTTCAGCCAGTCCCCCAAGAATGATGTGAAGGCAAGAACAAATTTCtacaagttgtcatctgacctccatgtgcatccCATGATTCAAGAGTGTACAAGCACACATTAACTCTCACACACGATaggtaaatgtaattttaaaaattagaaaagttGAGATCATATGTGGATAACGGCTGATGCACTGGATGTGAGAAACTGCAGCAGGACTGCTATGGCTCTGAAGGAGCTGCCCAGCTTACATTCACACACGAAGTAGTTTAGGCACATGGCACAGAGCTGTCAATCCCAGTGCTTAGCCTGAAGTAGGAGGATTGCAAAGAGACCAGCCCACATGCCTgtcttctcaaaaacaaaaccaaaaaaccagtgAGGTTCCTAACTTGTAGGGAAATGCTGCTCACTTGGGTGATGCTTTCACGCATACTAGATCACTGAGTTACAGGGGACGAGGTGATGTCTAAGGCTTGTCTCCAGCAGCCCCCACCAGCCTATGagcctcctgccccagccccagcccctctgccgccaccctcagctccttctgtacAGTCCTCAAGAAAGCTCAGCCCCGCAGAGCCCAAGAACTACGGCTCCTACAGCACTCAGGTAAAGAGGGTGTGTGGGTGGTGGGGGATGAGCCAGTGCTGGGCCTCAGGTTCACACCTGCCTCTCGTGCTGGGTAGGCTACAGCTGCAGCAGCCACCGCTGAGCTGctgaagaagcaggaggagctcAACCGGAAGGCAGAGGAGTTGGACCGCAGGGAGCGAGAGCTGCAGCATGTTGCCCTGGGTGGTGCAGGCAGTAAGTGGGTCCTGGTTAGGGTGAGAATGAGTTCTTGACAGCTTGGGAGGAACATGGGTTCTTCAGTCACATTGTTAAATTTGTGTTTAATTATAGTTGACACTGCTTCCTAGCCATGGGCTCATGACATAATGGGTTGTTTTAAGAATAATTAtgattttttattggttattttgtttatttcaaatgttatcccccttcctggtttcctctctgaaGCGCCCCCCCCATTCtaccctccccctgcctccatgagggtgctcccccatcatCCACCCATTCCCGCCCCCACTgccctgccctagcattcccctgcactggggcatcaagccttcacaggacccagggcttcccctcccattgatgccagacaaggccatcctctgctgcatatgcagctggagccaggggtccctgcatgtattctttggttagtggttatttataatatttttatttcatgcatttgagtgttttgcctgcacgtatgtaaGTGCACCATATGTATATAGGACCAGAAGAGAGcaacagatcccctggagctggagttacaggctgttgtaagctcacatgtgggtgctgggaacacttagaagagcagcaagtgtttctaaccactgagccttctctgcaGCCCTTTCGGTAGTATACACCCTTGAGGTGTATCAGCCCAACCCACTGATACACACCCCAATCATTAGATTGAGCACTTCAGCCTCCTGTTGTCTGAAATGTTCTTCTCAATTTATAAAGTAAGGAATTGTGAGGGCTGAGGAAAATCATCTATGCGAAGTTCTTGGCAGGATCCTCCAATGTTTCAAGTAATAACTATTTGCTtactgttgttttttgttgttcgtTGTTTTGTCTTGAAAGAGTCTTATGTAGACAGACTGGTCTGGAGCTTTCtgtcatcctgcctcagcccccagtGTGAGATAAGAGGAGTGCATTGCTCTGCCTACTGCTTTCCACTCTTTGCCTCTCTTTGCCCATGATTGAGAAGACAGAAATGGGAGAAGAAGTGAGTGTGCCTCTGACTGATACCTGTGTCTTCCTGGTTTTGTCCCTTACAGCTCGACAGAACAACTGGCCTCCCCTGCCGTCTTTTTGCCCTGTGCAGCCTTGCTTTTTCCAAGACATCTCTATGGAGATCCCCCAAGAATTTCAGAAGACAGTGTCTACCATGTACTACCTCTGGATGTGTAAGTGTAAGAAGACTTTTGGGGAGATATTACAGTCTCCCCAAATCTGTTAAATGCCCTAGAATACAACTCTGAGAGCAAGAGACTTAGCATCTTTTCAAGAACCTTTAGGCTTACTCTTTCTTATTGAATGTACGTTCTTAGCCTGCCCCTTCCCTCTGTCACCATGCATAAATGTATTCTGAATTCTTTCAAAGTTTTTGCAAAGAGATCATGCCTCCTTGCAAAACATCAATCTGTGAGATTGATTGTACAGGGCACAGGCCCTGTCCTTTCCCTCTGCGGCCACATTTGGTGAGGGTTATTGGGCAGGTATATGTGACAGGCTTTGCTGCAGTCCAAAAGGTCCTTCACCCTGTCACTTTGCCCCTCAGGCAGCACTCTGGCTCTTCTCCTGAACTTCTTCGCCTGCCTGGCCAGGTTCTGTGTGGACACCGGCAGTGGGTCAGGCTTTGGGCTGTCTATGCTCTGGCTGCTCCTTTTTACTCCCTGCTCCTTTGTCTGCTGGTACCGCCCGATGTATAAGGCTTTCCGGTAAGTGAGGGGTGATGGGAGGGCTGCAGTGAGATGCAGTGGGAGGTGATGGGGGGCTGCAGTGAGATGCAGTGGGAGGTGATGGGAGGGCTGCAGTGAGATGCATTGGGAGGTGATGGAAGGGCTGCAGTGAGATGCAGTGGGAGGTGATGGGAGGGCTGCAGTGAGATGCAGTGGGAGGTGATGGGAGGGCTGCAGTGAGATGCAGTGGGAGGTGATGGGGGCTGCAGTGAGATGCAGTGGGAGGTGATGGAAGGGCTGCAGTGAGATGCAGTGGGAGGTGATGGGGGCTGCAGTGAGATGCAGTGGGAGGTGATGGGGGCTGCAGTGAGATGCAGTGGGAGGTGATGGGGCTGCAGTGAGATGCAGTGGGAGGTGATGGGGGTGCAGTGAGATGCAGTGGGAGGTGATGGGGCTGCAGTGAGATGCAGTGGGAGGTGATGGGGGCTGCAGTGAGATGCAGTGGGAGGTGATGGGAGGGCTGCAGTGAGATGCAGTGGGAGGTGATGGGAGGGCTGCAGTGGGAGGTGATGGGAGGGCTGCAGACAGGCCCCACAACTGCTCTGACCCTCATTTTCTAATTCTCCCacatttgctttttttctctttgcagGAGTGATAGTTCATTCAATTTCTTcgtttttttcttcattttcttcgtCCAGGATGTGTTCTTTGTCCTCCAGGCCATTGGTATCCCAGGTTGGGGCTTCAGGTGTGTGAGCCATCCAtcctcatcctccctctcccttttccttgggAGAGACTAATGTAACAGAAGTCAGAACACTCCTTGGCTAGACAGCTATAGACAAACAGAGGCTGAAAATTAATTTCCTGGGGGCCACATCACAAAGGACGAAAGATCAAGGGAGCATCCTGAAGTGAGAAGGATCTGTTGTTCGTGAAGATGCCAGGAGAGCTAGGAGCCGATGTTTCAGAAATGACTTAAAGTGTGAAGAGAATAGATGTAATGGGACTGGTTCATGGGATGCCGCCATATTGGCCGAGGAATGCCCACTGATGGGCATAGAGCATGTTCTTAGTAGCCCCAGGGAATGCTGGGAGAGCCGAGGCCCGGTAGAGCAGTCCTCACCAACATGTCTTCCCACAGTGGCTGGGTGTCCGCTCTCGTGGTGGTGGGGTCCAACCCAGCCGTGGCGGTGCTCATGCTGCTCGTCGCCCTGCTCTTCACTGGCATTGCCGTGCTGGGAATTGTGATGCTGAAGCGGGTGAGGGCCGGcctggagggggtggggctgggagtgAGGTCATGGGTCCCCAGGGGATGCTGATTGAACATTAAGAAGGAACTAGGGTAGGGCAATCAGGCCGGTGGGTTATCAACTAATGGACTTTCTTGGGTGGGTGAGTTTGTGTGTTTGAGGGAGTGCCAGCCCAGCTGGAAAGGCAAAAACAGCAGGAGGCTGGTGAGTGGTAGTGTCTGCtctgggtggggtgggaggggcctGCCTAGCTTATCATTTCTCTGGTTTTTGCAGATCCACTCCTTATACCGCCAAACAGGTGCCAGCTTTCAGAAGGCCCAGCAAGAATTTGCTGCTGGTGTCTTCTCCAACCCTGCAGTTCGAACTGCCGCCGCCAATGCAGCTGCAGGGGCTGCTGAAAATGCCTTCAGGGCCCCATGACCCCTACTGCACCGGGTGGGATGCCCTGGCCCTGCCACCTGTGGGAGCCAAGATAGCCCCTATCCCTGCAGTCTCTGGGATTCAGGGAGCCGTCACCACTTGGTGACTTCTAATAGGGCTCTTAATTCCACAGCCATGACTCTAAGCCTGACTGGAGGTGTGGAGAGCCCACTGTGACTCAGTCATTATTTGCCTTTATCTCCCATCTGGCCACACTGCAGCCACCTCTCACATAACCCCAAACCCTGTTTCCCTCTGCTGTGCCAAGGATGTCTTCTTCcgttatttaaattaaaaaagaaaaaaagtataacTGGAACTCACCCATTTCCTGGATCTTTACTGGACATTATGACAGTGTGTGGAGTGGGGGACTGGAGTGGAAACACTCTGTAGGAGAGGTTGTGTGCCAAACTGGGCAGGCTGATAGGATACCGAGACATCAGGAAACCCCAGCCCAGTTTGCCACGCCTTTCTGTTAATGATGAGCAGTCAATCACCTTTGGTGAAAATTGTGCATTCTGAGGCCCTGAGGCGTTGGGTAGGGCAGAAAATGGACACCGATATGATCCTTAACTCGCCTGGCTTGAGGGCGAGGCTAGGGAAGGAGGAGGGCctctccctatctcctcccctccctAGGGTTGCTTTCAGACTACAGTTCCCGGGATGCATTGCACCACCCACCACACCCCTCCTCCGCACCACGCACCATCCACCATCCCCCACCTCCACAGCCTGACCTGCTGCAGCTGGAGGAGCTAAGGAAGCTGAGCGTGGTGGGGAGGGGAGCGGGTCCGCGATTCTGGAGACAGTTTCCGCGGCCTCTCCCCACCAGGCGGCCCTGAATTGCCAAATGCACCTCTAGTCCTTGCATGCAGacctttcccctcttctgtagACTTGTTTGCATCCCTCTCGCTTttgccctccccacccttccctggGCTCCGGAACGCTACTCTTCAGTTTGGGATCAGCCCTTCTCGGCACCCCTCTTCATTAAGGAAATGCAATGAACCGGTGCCCTCGCGTCCTCATCGCCTCCCCGGGCACGGTACCCGTTTGGTGGTGGGGAGGGAGCCCCTCACTGTCCCTTCGTGACGCCCCTCCTTTGGGCCTCCCTCCAACTGGCGTCCCTGGGCGATGCCCCAGAGGATCTAGCCAGAAGGTGGGCTTTACAGCGAGGGCTGTGGATAGGATAAAGAACCGGGGCTTGGGTGCTTCTGAGATGCTCCCAAGTATCAAGGGGGACAGAGCGAGGTGCGGGCAACTGGGCGTCAGGCATGATGCCCTCGCCTAGTGACTCCAGTCGCTCGCTGACCAGCCGGCCCAGTACCCGAGGCCTTACCCACCTCCGCCTCCACCGACCCTGGCTGCAGGCCCTGCTCACGTTGGGGCTGGCCCAGGTGCTCTTGGGCATCCTGGTGGTAACCTTCAGCATGGTGGCCTCCTCTGTCACCACCACTGAGAGCATCAAGAGGTCCTGCCCATCTTGGGCTGGGTTCTCGGTGAGTCGGGTACAAAGAGTGCATAGTACTGGGGTGGGAGAAGCTTCTCAGGCCCCACCCCTCCTCACCTGCAAGCCCACATGGTTGTCTTTCCTTCTGCTCCCAGCCCTCTCCCTCCTTGCAGGGCTGGGTGCATCCTGTGGCAAGGGGCTCACTTAGGTGCTTCCCCTGCCAGGCTGAGCCtgtgcccactctgtccctagcTGGCGTTCTccgggttggttggcattgtatCCTGGAAGCGGCCATTCACTCTAGTGGTAGGTGCCAAGGCCCAATGCCCACTGGGAGGCAGGTGCCCAACACCAGAGGGGATACCCTTTATGCTCTTAGGAGCTTTCCAGTTGGTACTAGGCTGACAGAAACTGTTAGAAGAGGGTGGTTCATTCTGTGGAAGAGATGATGTGCTGAGGAAGGTCCCAGCCCTGAAATGATACCCTCTTTCCCTCagatctctttcttctccttgctTTCGGTGCTCTGTGTCATGCTCAGCATGGCTGGTTCTGTCCTCTCCTGTAAGAACGCTCAGCTGGCTCGGGACTTCCGAGAATGCTCCATGGTGAGATTTGAGGTGGGAGACCTGGAAGGAATTGCTTAGGATAGATGTGAGGGACCCCTGAGTTTGCTCTGATCCAGGCTGCCTTACCCTTTCCACTCCCACACAGGAAGGGAAAGTCTGCGTATGCTGCCCCCCTATTCCCTTACACAGACCTTGTCCAGAGTGGGGCCAGGAGCTGAAAGTTGCCTTTAACTCCACCTGTGATGAAGCCCGAGGGGCCCTCAAGGTGAACAAGCCCTCCACAATCCCTTCCTCCTACGCTGTTATCCTGGGTCGCTTCCTTTGCTTCTCAAAGGCTCAAGTATGTAAGGTGTCCCCATCCCGGACCCCTTACTCCTCTCCTTCATCTTCCCTTCTCCAGAACCTGCTCTTCAGTGTCTGTGGGCTTACCATTTGTGCTGCCATCATCTGTACCCTCTCTGCTATTGTCTGCTGTGTCCAGATCTTCTCCCTGGATCTGGTGCATGTGGTAAGGAGGGAGCCAAGGCCTAAGCAGACAGGTGTGGCGGGAGCTGGGGGGGTGTGCTGGGACTGGGCCTGCCAAGCACACTTCCAGGTCTAGATTTTGAGTGTGGGGCACTCAGACACCTGAGGATATTCATTGCAGGGCTGTTTGGTGCCAGAGGGAGAGTGAGGAAGACTGGATGTCGTGAAATAGGGAGGATCCTAGATTAAGGAGGGGATATAGGATGGGTAGTCACGTGGTGACAGGGAACAGGTGACAATTATGGATAGAGGTGAAATGAAAGAGGAGAGATTGTGGGTGGGCAAGGCCAGA carries:
- the Scamp3 gene encoding secretory carrier-associated membrane protein 3; this encodes MAQNRDGGNPFPDSGELDNPFQDPAVIQHRPSQQYATLDVYNPFENREQPPPAYEPPAPAPAPLPPPSAPSVQSSRKLSPAEPKNYGSYSTQATAAAATAELLKKQEELNRKAEELDRRERELQHVALGGAGTRQNNWPPLPSFCPVQPCFFQDISMEIPQEFQKTVSTMYYLWMCSTLALLLNFFACLARFCVDTGSGSGFGLSMLWLLLFTPCSFVCWYRPMYKAFRSDSSFNFFVFFFIFFVQDVFFVLQAIGIPGWGFSGWVSALVVVGSNPAVAVLMLLVALLFTGIAVLGIVMLKRIHSLYRQTGASFQKAQQEFAAGVFSNPAVRTAAANAAAGAAENAFRAP
- the Scamp3 gene encoding secretory carrier-associated membrane protein 3 isoform X2; its protein translation is MSKACLQQPPPAYEPPAPAPAPLPPPSAPSVQSSRKLSPAEPKNYGSYSTQATAAAATAELLKKQEELNRKAEELDRRERELQHVALGGAGTRQNNWPPLPSFCPVQPCFFQDISMEIPQEFQKTVSTMYYLWMCSTLALLLNFFACLARFCVDTGSGSGFGLSMLWLLLFTPCSFVCWYRPMYKAFRSDSSFNFFVFFFIFFVQDVFFVLQAIGIPGWGFSGWVSALVVVGSNPAVAVLMLLVALLFTGIAVLGIVMLKRIHSLYRQTGASFQKAQQEFAAGVFSNPAVRTAAANAAAGAAENAFRAP
- the Scamp3 gene encoding secretory carrier-associated membrane protein 3 isoform X1 — encoded protein: MAQNRDGGNPFPDSGELDNPFQDPAVIQHRPSQQYATLDVYNPFENREPPPAYEPPAPAPAPLPPPSAPSVQSSRKLSPAEPKNYGSYSTQATAAAATAELLKKQEELNRKAEELDRRERELQHVALGGAGTRQNNWPPLPSFCPVQPCFFQDISMEIPQEFQKTVSTMYYLWMCSTLALLLNFFACLARFCVDTGSGSGFGLSMLWLLLFTPCSFVCWYRPMYKAFRSDSSFNFFVFFFIFFVQDVFFVLQAIGIPGWGFSGWVSALVVVGSNPAVAVLMLLVALLFTGIAVLGIVMLKRIHSLYRQTGASFQKAQQEFAAGVFSNPAVRTAAANAAAGAAENAFRAP